The sequence ACGTTAAGAATTTTGCCCCGCAGCGGCAGAATTGCCTGAATATTTCTATCCCGCCCGCCCTTGGCGCTTCCGCCTGCGGAATCGCCCTCGACAAGGAAAAGTTCCGTTGACCCTATTTCCTTGCTCGAGCAGTCCCACAGTTTGCCCGGCAGACCTCCGCTGCTCAAGGCTCCTTTTCTTCGTGTCAGTTCACGTGCCTTTCGTGCGGCCTCTCTGGCCGCGGCGGCCTGGATGGCCTTGGTAAGAACTCTTTTGGCCTGCGCAGGATTTTCCTCGAGGTAATTACCGAGTTGTTCGTTGACGGTTGTCTCGACAAAAGTTCCTACTTCAGGATTGCTCAGTCTAACCTTGGTCTGCGCTTCAAAATGCGGGTCGGGCACTTTTACGGATATAACCGCGGTAAGACCTTCGCGGATGTCTTCGCCGCCCGGAGCCTGACCGTTTTTAAGCAGGTTCGCCTTGCGGGCGTAAGCGTTCATCGTACGGGTAAGGGCGGTTCTAAAGCCGCTCAAATGCGTGCCGCCGTCGATATTCCTGATGTTATTCGCAAACGCCAGCGTATTTTCCATATAACTGGTGTTGTACTGCATCGCAACCTCGCATGTCATTTTAGCCTGCGGGTCTTCCTTCGAGAAATATATAACGTCTGAATGCAGCGATTCCTTGCCTTCATTGAGGTGCTTAACAAATTCTTTCAGGCCGTCTGCAAAATGGTAAGTTTCCTTTTTATTATTCCTGTCGTCCTGAAAAGTGATTTTCACGCCCGCATTCAGATACGCAACTTCACGAATCCTTTTCTCAAGCGTTTCATAATCGAAGACTATATCACCGAATATCTGTTCATCGGGCAGGAATTTCACCAGCGTACCCTGCTTGTTTGTCGGCCCGACTTCTTTTACAGGTCCTTTTGCGTTGCCTCTTTCGCATACAAAGTGATATTGTTTGCCGTCGCGAAAAACCTCTGTTTCGAGCCATTCGCTCAGGGCATTAACAACGCTGACGCCCACGCCATGCAGTCCGCCGGAAACTTTATAAGCGTCATGGTCGAACTTTCCGCCGGCGTGAAGCGTCGTAAGCACAACTTCGAGAGCGCTTTTACCGGCTTCCTTGTGCATATCCACAGGTATGCCGCCGCCGTTATCCTCGACCGAGCAGCTTCCATCAACGTGAACTCGCACGATTATCGTATCGCATCTTCCCGCCATCGCTTCATCGATGGAATTGTCCAGCACTTCATAAACGAGATGATGGAGTCCGCCCTGCTGACGGTTGCCTATATACATCTCCGGCCTTTTTCTAACCGCTTCAAGGCCGGCGAGAATCTTTATACTACTGGCATTGTAACTATGGTCTTTCATATTTGCGTTTGAGTCCTTTTGTTAAATTTTACTCGCCTCTGGCTAATTTATTTCAAGCACAAAAGCCTGATTTCCCTTATGTTCGCCGATGGACAGGTTTCCTGCAGCTGTCTAAGTATCTCATCAGTTCTGTTTCGCAGGTGAAACATATATGGTCCCGGCTTGACTTTTACTTTCAGCACACCTGCCCGGATGGAATCCAGTTGACAATGTGCGGTTATTTCCTGGCCTGCAATTTGTTCGAACAGGTTTAATATCTCGATGTTTTTATCTGTATTCTTTGCGAACCTGCCGAGATAGTCGTATACATCGTTTCCCAGTGGTAAACTCGCCGGCTGTCTGTGTCCGACAATTTTTTTGTTTGCCTGTTCGAGTATAAAATCGCCGTCCATGGAAATACTCTTTTCTAAGAAAGACTTACCGGCATAACTATATAAACAAAATTCGCGCCGCTCTTTATCAGGCCCGGCCGGTCAGGCTGGCCCAGTTGCAGTTCGAACGAATCTTCACGGACTACTCTCAGCACATCCACGAGGAATTGCGGGTTAAACCCTATTTCCATCGGCTCGCCCTTATAGTCCACTTCCATCGCTATTTCAGCGTCGCCCATTTCCGGCGCCCTGCTGGTAAACACGAGAGATTTTTTGCCGAGCGCAAGTTTAACGCCCTTCGAATCTTCATTGGTAATAAGCGCAGCCCGCTTCACGGCGCTCAGCGTTGCGGCGGTATTAAGCTGTACCTTGTTCTTGTAATCGGCCGGAATAATATCTTCGTATTTCGGAAAAGTTCCTTCAACGAGGTTGGAACTGATTACAACTTTGCCGCAGGCGATAATTATCTTGCCGTCAACGAACTTAACGGAGACCTTATCTTTTTCGCCGGCTCCGACTTTATCGAGAAGCGCCATCGTCTTGGCCGGTACGATAAATTTCTCAGCTTCGATTTTCTTGTCCGCCTCTGCGTTCAGGCTTAGTTTATATTTCGCCAGTCTTCGGCCGTCTGTTCCGACAAGTATAAGTTTTTTACCGGCCGGCTCCCATAGAATGCCGCTCAGCGCGTATCGTGTGTTTTCTTTGGCCGTCGCGAAAAGGCAGTGCTCGACCGCTTCCTGCAATTTAACAAGGTCGGCCTCGAGCTGTGCGTGTCCGTCGAAACCGGGCACTTCCGGATACTGCTCCGGCTGATGACCGAAAATCGTAAAGTTGCTGTCGGCTCCGCGCACTCGGCAGGTCGCTTCCGCCACTTCCATCGCGAGAACTTCGTCAACGCTTTCACGCACAATTGCCGCCAGCCGCTCGGCCGGAACGACCGCTTGTCCTTCCTCTTCGACCTGCGCCTGCGGGATAAGGCAGGTTATGCCAATTTCAAAATCAGTTGCGCTGATATAAACTTTGTCTTTTCCCGCCTGAATCTTAAGCCCCTGCAGAATAGGCTTGGTAGTTCGCGAAGGAACAACTATTGTTACAAGGCCCAGTGCTTCAGCAAGTGCTGCTCTGTTAAACTTAACTTTCATTTTTCGTCCCTCTGTCTAAATCGTCTAAAGGATTTTACTAATTTCCAGCCTGTTAGTGTACACCAAAAAAATGGTTTTGGCAAAAGAGTTTTATAATACTCTTCTCTTTGTTTTAGGTTAAAAGTTACAGCCTGATGTTACTATTACTTATATTAATTAATTAAAAATATTAGTAGTAGTAATATAGCCTGCTATAATGTTAGAAGAACACAGAGGTTTCTATATAACTGCTTATAAATAAAGGTTTTGTGTGATAAATAAACCCAGGGCGATTGTGGATAACTTGTTATATTGCTTGTTGGGTACAAGGGGCTGGGGCTTTAATGAAATAGGGCCTTGGGGAGTTGGGGGATAGTTGCCGGAACACCTAACAGGGCAGAGCAGAGAATTCACAGGTTTTACACACGCCATATAACAGGCGCCACCTATAATTTTTTATGAAGTTCGACAAAATTTTGTGCTTTTTCCAGCACTTTTGTGCGCAGTGTGACCGGCGAAAGTACCTGTACCTGGTCGCCATATCCGAGCACCCACCAACTGATTTCGCCAAGCCCATCGACGCGAAAACTTAGGATTACCGAGCCGTCTTTGTTCCATTGAGCTTGTTGTGTACTATGCCACAAAACTTCCGTAACATTATGAGCTACGAGCGGAGAAAATTTTAGTTTGATATCGTAAAGTTTTCCTTCCGGTATCAGGCACCACGCCCTGCCGAGATATTCCTGAACATCGAAGTTGTCTCCGCCGGTAAATTTTTTATCAAGAACCTCCGCGCGTATAATTCTGCCGAGGTTAAAGGTTCTGACGGCCTTATGAAGGCTGGAATGGCCTATTACATACCATGCGCGTTTTTTATAAAGAAGATGATATGGATGAATGGTTGTGTCTATATCGCCGTTTTCATACAGGGACGAGTAAGCGATACGAAGCATTGTCTTTTTCCTGATAGCTTTCTGTACGGTACTGTAAACATCGTCGAGCAGCTTTATCGCGGCGTGCTGGTCCGGAGCAACGGTTATTTTCGCAAGCGTACTCTGGCAATACTGGCGGATATCAGCCGGAAGATTATTTTCTATTTTCAGCCCCGCCAGCAGCGCTGAATTTTTATACGGCATCGGCAGATGATTTCTCATCTTGTGTACGAGCATTAGAAGGCTAAGGGCCTCCTGAAGATTAAAATCGATGGGAGGCAGGAAAAATTTGGGGTCGATACTGTAGCCGCCGGTTTTGTTGTCGTATTTGTAAGGTACGCCAATGCTCTGCAGCTCTTTTAAATCCCTGAAAACCGTGCGTCTGCTTATACCAAGAAGGTTTTCGAGGTCCACGGGCGAATATTTCTGACCAGACTGAAGCGTGGTCAAAATATTGACGATTCTGCTGACTCTACTGTGTTTCATCCTCTTTTCTCTCATAATAAAAACAATAGCAGTGATTTGTCCGCTACTATTATATCAATCGGACAACCGTTTTTCAAAGATAATTTGCCTTTTCCGCCCCTGTCGGTATAATTTTTTCAATTCTAAAAAATATATTTAATCGTTTATTGGACTTTGAGGCAAATTATGAAAAAAACCGTACTTATTTTAGAACTTATACTTATCGCTTTCTTCGCGGCCAGCTGCCAAAAACCGAAAAAGATTGAGCCGGTCAAGAAACCGCTTCAGTACGACAAACCTTTGCCGCCGGGCCAGCTTGCATTGCGGAAAATAACAAACCCCTCCGACATTCCTGATTTTACATTCGCCTGCTACGACCTGGCAAACCTTAGAGCCGCGGTCGCCAACAGCCTGAACTATTTAAAGAAACCTTCCAGTAAACAGTTTTATCCTTATGG comes from Phycisphaerae bacterium and encodes:
- the gyrB gene encoding DNA topoisomerase (ATP-hydrolyzing) subunit B, translated to MKDHSYNASSIKILAGLEAVRKRPEMYIGNRQQGGLHHLVYEVLDNSIDEAMAGRCDTIIVRVHVDGSCSVEDNGGGIPVDMHKEAGKSALEVVLTTLHAGGKFDHDAYKVSGGLHGVGVSVVNALSEWLETEVFRDGKQYHFVCERGNAKGPVKEVGPTNKQGTLVKFLPDEQIFGDIVFDYETLEKRIREVAYLNAGVKITFQDDRNNKKETYHFADGLKEFVKHLNEGKESLHSDVIYFSKEDPQAKMTCEVAMQYNTSYMENTLAFANNIRNIDGGTHLSGFRTALTRTMNAYARKANLLKNGQAPGGEDIREGLTAVISVKVPDPHFEAQTKVRLSNPEVGTFVETTVNEQLGNYLEENPAQAKRVLTKAIQAAAAREAARKARELTRRKGALSSGGLPGKLWDCSSKEIGSTELFLVEGDSAGGSAKGGRDRNIQAILPLRGKILNVEKARLDKMLAHEEIRTIISALGTGIGSDDFDFSKCRYGKIVLMTDADVDGAHIRTLLLTFLFRQMPELFEKDAVYIAQPPLYELSIKGQKKSEYILTEQAMRKRMVSRGTDGTELIINESAGKKKINGAELKDLIKLLGDLERNVAVLEKRGVQLKHFIETHYNGKKLPEYHIRFEGQSEFYHDRDEYEKRHAEIQALIGSEETEGAERLFAEELHEVTRANEINAKLKSKFGLDFKDYLLKAERKVSGEAIPTKFRLTNGPDEHEIASMDQICTGIRQIGGKGVEIKRFKGLGEMNAEQLWQTTMDPDRRTLLKVTLDDAGEADRLFSILMGDDVEKRRTYIQEHALEVQNLDI
- a CDS encoding DUF721 domain-containing protein encodes the protein MDGDFILEQANKKIVGHRQPASLPLGNDVYDYLGRFAKNTDKNIEILNLFEQIAGQEITAHCQLDSIRAGVLKVKVKPGPYMFHLRNRTDEILRQLQETCPSANIREIRLLCLK
- the dnaN gene encoding DNA polymerase III subunit beta, coding for MKVKFNRAALAEALGLVTIVVPSRTTKPILQGLKIQAGKDKVYISATDFEIGITCLIPQAQVEEEGQAVVPAERLAAIVRESVDEVLAMEVAEATCRVRGADSNFTIFGHQPEQYPEVPGFDGHAQLEADLVKLQEAVEHCLFATAKENTRYALSGILWEPAGKKLILVGTDGRRLAKYKLSLNAEADKKIEAEKFIVPAKTMALLDKVGAGEKDKVSVKFVDGKIIIACGKVVISSNLVEGTFPKYEDIIPADYKNKVQLNTAATLSAVKRAALITNEDSKGVKLALGKKSLVFTSRAPEMGDAEIAMEVDYKGEPMEIGFNPQFLVDVLRVVREDSFELQLGQPDRPGLIKSGANFVYIVMPVSLS
- a CDS encoding WYL domain-containing transcriptional regulator — translated: MKHSRVSRIVNILTTLQSGQKYSPVDLENLLGISRRTVFRDLKELQSIGVPYKYDNKTGGYSIDPKFFLPPIDFNLQEALSLLMLVHKMRNHLPMPYKNSALLAGLKIENNLPADIRQYCQSTLAKITVAPDQHAAIKLLDDVYSTVQKAIRKKTMLRIAYSSLYENGDIDTTIHPYHLLYKKRAWYVIGHSSLHKAVRTFNLGRIIRAEVLDKKFTGGDNFDVQEYLGRAWCLIPEGKLYDIKLKFSPLVAHNVTEVLWHSTQQAQWNKDGSVILSFRVDGLGEISWWVLGYGDQVQVLSPVTLRTKVLEKAQNFVELHKKL